CCACTAGAATCAGATGTGAGTCGACAAGTGTTGACAAAATGGATGAGACTCAAGCTCAGAATACTAAAACTCAGAGGAAGCTTGAGTTGATTCTTCAGCAGCTGTTGAAGGATCGATCACCAGAGACGCCTTCACCTACGATTGGATCTTCATATGCTCAAAGAGTATCCTTGTCCATAGGAGGATCAACTAGTGGAGGGAGTATTCGACAACTAGCTCAATCTACAGCTCCACTCACACCTCTTTCAGCAGCTGATGCTCGAGGTATAGCTTTTCCACCTGCTCCTGTGCAGAGAAACCCCCAGCCTCCAATTTTACCTACTCCAGTTGGAACCACAAAAGCAGGGAATCAACATCTGCAAATAGCCACAGCTGAGGATCCAAAGGGCAAACTCATGTTTCCTGAATTTGATGGAACCAACCCCAGGGCTTGGATAAGGAGATGCGACAGGTATTTCGAAATCTATAAAGTACCTGACCATCAGAAAATGACTTATATTGCTATGCACCTCAAAGATAAGGTGGATAACTGGTTTGATGCTTATATTATTGATAGAGGGGGAATAGTGGAATGGCCTTTATTTTGTATGGATGTCTGTAGGAGGTTTGATCATATCAAACCCCTAGATATTATTGATGAGTTTAGCAAATTGAGGTAGGAGGGTAGCATAGAAGGATACCAAAAAAAGTTTGAGGAGTTAAGGATTCTCATGATGATGATCAACCCTCACTTGAATGAGCTGCACTTTGTAGCTAGTTTTGTGAGTGGATTGAAGCCTGAAATCAAGCATTTGGTTAGGATTTATAACCCTTCAACTCTTTTAGACACCTATGAAGTAGCCAAACTGCAAGAGGATGCCTTAAAATCCTTGCAAAAACATTTATATCAACCGCCTCAAAATGCCACCAGAAATTACCATCCCACTACCCTAAGAGTCACCTTTCTTTAGAACGATCTCCCTCTCACCTATAATGAACCACTTAGACTCACCTACCCCACCAGAAATACTCTTCCTATACTAGCCTATCCAAACAACCAGGCAGGCCCTTCTGGTATTGCAGGCACCAACCACCCAAAGAACCTAACCTATGATCAGATGAGAGAAAGAAACATTTGCTTCAGGTGTCATGAGAGATATTACCCTGGTTATCAATATAAACCAAAGACGCTAAACCTAATGACAGTCACTAGTGGAGCTGAACAAGAGGAGTTCTATCATGATGCAAGGGAAGCTACTGAAGCCACTGAACCTGTGGAAGAAACCTTCGCTGTGGTAGAAGAGGAGCATGCTGAATTGTCAATAAATGTGACCTTAGGAATGACTACTTCACCTTCTACTATCAAGATACATGGGACGGTGAAGAAGTTATCAATGTTGATCTTGGTATATAGTGGATCTACTCATAGCTTCATTAGCCCAAGAGTAGCTAAAAGCATGACAAGAATGGTATATCCCTCTGCTCAACCTCTGAGAGTAGTTATGGCCAATGGACAACAGATGTTTAGTGAAGAATGGTGTCCCAAGTTTAAGTGGACTATGCAGGGAGAAGAATTCGATTTTCCTATAAGAGTATTACACCTTGGGGGCTATGATATGGTACTTGGGATGAATTGGTTAGATAAATTCACCCCTGTCATCCTCAACACAAGACCTTTTAGTGTGACCTTCCTTAAAAAGGGAAGAATCATCACACTTAAGGGCAATACTGATAGTGCTAAGGTATGGTTTGATGTTGAGGAAAACACGGCAAAATTATTGCAACAAGGAAGCAGCTGTTGTCTAGTGCAATTATATGATTTATCCCAACAAACTCCAGAAGTGGATGTACCTATACCAGTCATTGAGCTGCTGCAAAAGTATGCTGATATCTTTGAAGAACCAATGCCCTTGCCCCCGGTAAGAATTTGTGACCACACCACACCTTGATGTCTGATGCTCACCCTTTCAGCCTAAGACCATACAGATACTCTCATGACCAAAAGGATGCAATTGAGCACATGATCACATAAATGCTCAAGGTTAGGACTGTGGTACCTAGCCAATCTTGCTTTGCTTCACCAGCTCTCCTAGTTAAAAAGAAGGACTCCACATGGAGATTGTGTGTTGATTACAGGAAGTTAAATGCAATGACAATTAAAAACAAGTATACCATTCCAGTAGTAGAGGACTTATTGGATGAGCTAAAAAGGGCAGTcctgttttctaagattgacctTAGACATGGTTATCATCAAGTAAGGATGAAGGAATCTGATGAGTTCAAGACTGCTTTTAGAACACATCATAGGCTATGGCAATTCAAAGTTATGCCATTTGGGTTGACTAATGCACCTGCTACATTTCAGGCATTGATGCACCAGGTGTTAGGAGAGTATCTCAGAAAtttcattttagtattttttttatgaCATCTTAGTCTACAATCCAGACTTGAGTAGTCACTTGAGGCATTTGGAAAATGTGCTTCAATTGTTGAGACAACACCAACTATATGCTAAGAGATCAAAATGCTCCTTTGCTCAATCCCACGTGGACTACCTTAGCCACATCATTTAAGGAAATGGTGTGCAAACCGACCCTGCTAAGATTAAAACAATGTTGTAGTGGCCTACACCAACAAGCATTAAGGCATTAAGAGGGTTTCTTGGACTCACTGGATACTACGAGAGATTTATATTGGGTTATGGAGTCATTAGTAAGCCATTGACTTTACTGCTCAAGAAAGGGAACTTTGCATGGACTAAAGAAGCTACAGCTACATTTGAAAGGCTCAAAGAGGCAATGGTTAAGGCTCCTGTATTGGCCTTACCAGATTTCTCTAAGCCTTTCATTGTAGAAGTTGATGCTAGTGGTTCAGGTATTGGAGCCATACTTATACAAAAGCATCATCCAATAGCTTATCTGAGTCAGGCTCTTAGTCCTAAAAATCAAGGACAATCAACCTATGAGAAGGAATTACTGGCCTTAATATTAGCTGTGGACAAGTGGAGGCATTACTTGCAGTAGAATTTCTTCATATTCAAGACTGACCATTTCAGCTTCAAATTCCTAATGATCAGAGGATTTCTACTGTGCTACAACATAAAGGGTTAACTACGTTACTGGGGCTAAACTTTGATATTCAGTATAGGAAAGAAAGTGAGAATTCAGCAGTTAATGCCTTATCTAGGAAAATTCTAGGACATTGTAATGTTATCACCAGCATCAGGCCAACTTGGGATCAAGAAGTGTTGGAAAGCTATCATGGAGATGAGGAAGCAACTCAACTCATTTCTGACCTTACTCATAATCCAAATGAAAGTGCTACAAACCAAGTAGTGAATGGACTACTAAGGCATTTGAGCAAGTTATAAATAGGAAGTCCAGGGAATATGAGGCAGCAGCTGATAAAGACTATGTACTCCTCAGCACTAGAAGGTTATTCTAAAGTGCTAGCCACTTACAAAAGGTTGAGGTCACTATTCTATTGTCCATCTATGCAATTAGACATTCAGAAGGTCATCCAAGAATGTGATGTTTGTCAAAGAAACAAAACTAAAAACATTACACACCCGGGATTGTTGTAACCCTTGTCCATTCCAGAACATCTTTGGAAGCATATTTCTATGGATTTTATTGAAGGACTTCCAAAATCAGAAGGGAAAGACACTATCTTAGTGGTGATTGACAAGTTCAATAAGTATGTACATTGCATTCCACTCCTTCATTCTTTCAATGCAGTTCAAGTTGCAAAGGCTTTCTTAGACCAAGTGTATAAGTTACATGGCCTCCCTCAAAGCATAGTATCTGATAGAGATAAAGTGTTCACCAGCCTTTTTGGAAGGAACTCTTTAAGTTATTGAAGGTTGAGTTACACATGAATTCAGCTTACCATCCTCAGACAGATGGTCAATTAGAGAGGTTAAACAGGTGCTTAGAAACATATCTCAAATGCAAGACAAGTCCTAAACCAAAGGCATGGAATCAGTGGCTTTCCCTAGCTGAATTCTGGTACAACACCTCATTCCATTCTGCATTACAAATGACTCCACTTCAGGTTATCTATGGTTATGAACCTCCTCAGCTGACATTTGAATTAATTGCTCAAAGTAAAGTGGACTCTATAGTTCAGTGGTTAAAGGAAAGGCAAGTGATGGCTAAGGTACTGCAGGAAAGCCTCAGAAAGGCTCAAAATAGGATGAAACAGCATGCGGATAAGCACAGGATTGATCGAGAATTTTCAGTAGGGGATTGGGTCTATCTTAAGCTACAACCTTATAGGCAGTCCTCTGTTGCTATCCGGAAAAGCCTTAAACTTTCCTCTAAGTTCTATGGTTCTTATCAAGTCCTCAAAAGGATTGGCATTGCTTCTTATGGGTTACAACTTCCTCCAACAGCAAAATCCATCCAGTTTTTCATATTTCACAGCTCAAGAATAAGATAGGCACTAATATAGTTGCCTGTGTTGACCCTCCTGTGTGCTCACCTGATGAAGCTCCTATGACTGAACCAGTTGATGTGTTGGGAAAAAGAATGATCAAGCGAGGGAATAAAGCAGTGACACAAGTTTAGATACAATGGTCCAACTTACTTCTGGAAGAGGCTACTTGGGAAGATTATGGCTTCATCAAATCCCAGTTTCCAAATTTCGAACCTTGAGGACAAGGTTCTATAAGGGGCAGGGTTTGTTACATTGATGGTAGTTAATACAGTTGGTAATAGTTGTCACATTAGTCTCATAGTTTTAATTATAGCAATTTAGTCTTATGTAATTTAAATTCCGGTCCTATTACTGAGTAGTACAGAATTGCTGTCATACATTGTCAGTTGGCAGTATTTTAGTGATTCCAGTCCTTGTATTCCAATGATTATCTATGAATGAAGATCTATCTAAAATTCCTTTCCTAAATCTCTCTTCTtgcttctctctttttttctttttcttctctttagcCGAAAGTTCTTCTTTTCTGTTACTTTGTTGAGTGTGAGAGTAACATAAAATAATTAGGAAGATAGAACTGGGACACGTTTAATACTAGCCTACTAGGCCTTTATGAATGATTGTTATTTCACATGAAAGATGATTAAGATAGTGCAAAACAAAGGGATAGATAAGAGCAATGGAAAAGGAGTTGAAAGTTCTCAACGAATTAACCGAGCTTTGTCATTTTGTATCCAACGATAGTGCTCCAATTTTTACTGAAAAATTTGTCGTAAATATCCATTAATGGTGTAAaagtaaaattatatatttagagACGAGAGCCTTCCTTTCCTTTCTAACTCTTCGCACGATACTCTTACCTTCGTGCAAATGTTCTAAGCGAAAGAAACATTCTTTTTATTCTGTTGGCATTATTCTTCATTTAAGCATATTATTAGCTTGAATATTTTACAATTTACTCCAAATATTAAGTCAAAAATTCATGTTAGTTTTTGCATAAAGTCACGCAAAGCGAAATTCTGTAGAAAAAAGGAAATATTAAGACGACAAGTGTATAAATGAGTTTTTATTTGTTTGGCACTTGATTTGTATAGCATCATGATTCGACAACGACAACATAAAGTAGAGTAAATTTCAATAAAAGATAAAATGAGTCATTCTCGTAAAAATCATTCAtgcatatgtacatatatattatAAAGTGTAGCTGTGTTTTCTTAATTGGATGGTACATTAAGAATATTAGAAGTCTGCCTCAATTATCAATTTTTGAAGTCAAATTGCATTGATTaagaatttctttttcttttttcaaaattttctggAAAACTCGCAGCCGCTATCCTTTGGGTGCGCACGGGATAATCTGCTTATTGTGAATCACGCACAAACCACACATGAGATAAAAACTGCACTAGTCAAGCGGAGGCGGAGCTAGAATTTCAAGTCTGTGGGTTAGGAATTCTAGTCGTTTTAAACTACTGGGCTCTAAATTAATAgtttatatatatttaacaattttttaagacaaatacaggattcgaaccaaagctactgggttcggccAAACCCGCTCGGAAtactctagctccgcccctgtAGTCAAGTCGGGTGCGACGATCTATGACTGAGGAGACTGCTGGCGA
This sequence is a window from Nicotiana sylvestris chromosome 3, ASM39365v2, whole genome shotgun sequence. Protein-coding genes within it:
- the LOC138888472 gene encoding uncharacterized protein, encoding MADQKLKGIEDSIKKLDARVQQLTTRIRCESTSVDKMDETQAQNTKTQRKLELILQQLLKDRSPETPSPTIGSSYAQRVSLSIGGSTSGGSIRQLAQSTAPLTPLSAADARGIAFPPAPVQRNPQPPILPTPVGTTKAGNQHLQIATAEDPKGKLMFPEFDGTNPRAWIRRCDRYFEIYKVPDHQKMTYIAMHLKDKVDNWFDAYIIDRGGIVEWPLFCMDVCRRFDHIKPLDIIDEFSKLRCHERYYPGYQYKPKTLNLMTVTSGAEQEEFYHDAREATEATEPVEETFAVVEEEHAELSINVTLGMTTSPSTIKIHGTVKKLSMLILVYSGSTHSFISPRVAKSMTRMVYPSAQPLRVVMANGQQMFSEEWCPKFKWTMQGEEFDFPIRVLHLGGYDMVLGMNWLDKFTPVILNTRPFSVTFLKKGRIITLKGNTDSAKVWFDVEENTAKLLQQGSSCCLVQLYDLSQQTPEVDVPIPVIELLQKYADIFEEPMPLPPVRTVVPSQSCFASPALLVKKKDSTWRLCVDYRKLNAMTIKNKYTIPVVEDLLDELKRAVLFSKIDLRHGYHQVRMKESDEFKTAFRTHHRLWQFKVMPFGLTNAPATFQALMHQWPTPTSIKALRGFLGLTGYYERFILGYGVISKPLTLLLKKGNFAWTKEATATFERLKEAMVKAPVLALPDFSKPFIVEVDASGSGIGAILIQKHHPIAYLSQALSPKNQGQSTYEKELLALILAVDKWRHYLQ